Proteins from a genomic interval of Ndongobacter massiliensis:
- a CDS encoding DUF5963 family protein, translating into MKKKIKILIALVVGFAFAMLLMSVAIYFGFTNAYSTNVNTLTVKILGIPIYELTKSGTEYFGKSIAIYMGAVCGICMTLSVMTEELVSKASHK; encoded by the coding sequence ATGAAGAAAAAAATTAAAATTCTAATTGCGTTGGTTGTTGGATTTGCTTTTGCAATGCTGTTGATGAGCGTCGCAATTTACTTTGGATTTACTAACGCATATAGCACAAATGTAAATACACTAACTGTCAAAATACTCGGAATACCTATTTATGAACTTACGAAGTCTGGAACAGAGTATTTTGGCAAATCAATAGCAATTTATATGGGTGCAGTATGTGGCATTTGTATGACACTCAGTGTTATGACTGAAGAACTTGTCAGTAAAGCAAGCCACAAATAA
- a CDS encoding SAP domain-containing protein encodes MKEKRPDFRDIKSFEEFNRYYWYREELSQICKSLGLEYRCTKQELNYIIEQYFRGNKVEKFLSMSKGNKNQSEVITLETPLLKCGFSFNQKFRDYFSAVTGISPFKFSADMATAWRKVKRDKDIKFTIQDMIKIYYGESDYAKYDSSACQWNQFLKDFCLDEFSDCYSNKLKVAAILWKEVRNSINEKVYSRGLLKKYEYKVEEYCK; translated from the coding sequence ATGAAAGAAAAAAGACCTGATTTTAGAGATATAAAATCATTTGAAGAATTTAATAGATACTATTGGTATCGAGAAGAACTTTCACAAATTTGTAAGTCTCTTGGATTAGAGTATAGATGTACGAAGCAAGAATTGAACTATATTATCGAACAATATTTTAGGGGAAATAAAGTAGAAAAATTTTTGAGTATGAGTAAAGGAAATAAAAATCAGTCCGAAGTTATAACCTTGGAGACACCATTACTTAAATGCGGTTTTTCATTTAACCAAAAATTTCGAGATTATTTTTCAGCTGTAACAGGTATTAGTCCGTTTAAATTTAGTGCTGATATGGCAACGGCTTGGCGAAAAGTAAAAAGGGATAAAGATATAAAATTCACTATTCAAGATATGATTAAAATATATTATGGTGAGTCGGATTATGCCAAGTATGATAGTTCGGCTTGTCAATGGAATCAGTTTCTAAAAGACTTTTGTTTAGATGAATTTAGCGATTGTTATTCTAATAAGTTAAAAGTTGCAGCTATTCTCTGGAAAGAAGTTAGAAACTCGATAAATGAAAAAGTTTACTCACGGGGACTTTTAAAAAAGTATGAATATAAAGTAGAGGAATACTGTAAGTAA
- a CDS encoding AraC family transcriptional regulator, whose product MNIIKSFNNTIDYLETVLDDEIDEKKVTQLSGYSYSMFSRLFSILTETTLSEYLRSRRLTEAALILRDTDEKIIDVAFKFGYESPDSFGTAFKNFHGFAPSEVRNGKPFKLVSRVQLALSVRGGRSMNITIQKKKAFTVAGVNEQNINSSLCPSVWGKVFEKYSHDELARLGSGQSVGVCHDVENPSTINYMAGYIVTDIDKAKGMGLDVLEVKEAEYAIVELTGRVPECIHDGWKYAMEVFFPEHGFVHSGSPDFEYYYEGDMDSPEYKMELWIPITKA is encoded by the coding sequence GTGAATATTATCAAGTCGTTTAACAATACAATTGATTATCTTGAAACAGTTCTTGATGATGAGATTGATGAAAAGAAAGTAACTCAATTATCCGGATACTCTTATTCTATGTTCAGTCGCTTGTTTTCTATTCTGACCGAAACAACGCTCTCAGAATATTTAAGAAGCAGAAGATTAACAGAAGCTGCGCTTATATTAAGAGACACGGATGAAAAGATTATTGATGTTGCATTCAAATTCGGATATGAGTCACCGGATTCATTTGGAACGGCTTTTAAGAATTTTCATGGATTTGCTCCTTCTGAGGTAAGGAACGGGAAACCATTCAAATTAGTTTCACGGGTGCAATTAGCACTAAGTGTAAGAGGAGGAAGAAGTATGAATATTACAATTCAAAAGAAAAAAGCATTTACAGTTGCAGGTGTAAATGAACAGAACATCAATTCATCACTATGTCCAAGTGTCTGGGGTAAGGTATTTGAGAAATATAGCCACGATGAACTTGCAAGATTGGGAAGCGGTCAAAGTGTAGGGGTTTGTCATGATGTGGAAAACCCAAGTACAATAAACTATATGGCAGGGTATATTGTTACCGATATAGATAAAGCAAAAGGCATGGGCTTAGATGTTCTGGAGGTTAAAGAAGCAGAATATGCCATTGTAGAGTTAACCGGAAGAGTTCCGGAGTGTATTCACGATGGTTGGAAGTATGCGATGGAAGTCTTCTTCCCTGAACATGGTTTTGTACACTCCGGAAGTCCTGATTTTGAGTATTACTATGAGGGCGATATGGATAGTCCGGAATACAAAATGGAACTTTGGATCCCAATAACCAAAGCTTAA
- a CDS encoding helix-turn-helix domain-containing protein, translated as MKTKCCEAGITQARLAKEIETSAPYVNRVIRSKETIVNNTLVKIMEALGYDIELRYVKREE; from the coding sequence ATAAAAACGAAATGCTGTGAAGCCGGAATCACCCAGGCAAGGCTGGCAAAGGAAATCGAAACATCCGCTCCCTATGTAAACCGGGTGATCCGCAGCAAGGAAACCATCGTCAACAACACGCTTGTCAAGATAATGGAAGCTCTGGGGTACGATATCGAGTTAAGGTATGTGAAGCGAGAAGAATGA
- a CDS encoding GNAT family N-acetyltransferase, whose protein sequence is MEIRYITLSDDRLAISKIYEDSWKHAYKGIIPQEYLNSIPEGRWSKNFDIPGWKTLVCIDDGKFIGTSSFCRSRFEKFSECGEIISIYFLPEYMGKGYGKKLLEATVLELNKLGFDELFLWVLDDNIAAKNFYEHFGFLQTEDYLDDTIGGKELREVRFIYRNK, encoded by the coding sequence ATGGAAATTAGATATATAACACTTTCAGATGATAGATTGGCTATCAGCAAAATTTACGAAGATAGTTGGAAACATGCCTACAAAGGGATAATTCCACAAGAATATCTTAATTCAATTCCTGAGGGAAGATGGTCAAAAAACTTTGATATACCCGGATGGAAAACACTTGTTTGTATTGACGATGGAAAGTTTATCGGTACAAGCAGCTTTTGCAGGTCCCGTTTTGAGAAGTTTTCTGAGTGTGGTGAAATCATTTCAATATATTTTCTTCCCGAATATATGGGAAAGGGCTACGGGAAAAAGCTTCTTGAAGCAACTGTTTTAGAACTTAATAAGCTTGGTTTTGATGAACTGTTCTTATGGGTGCTTGATGACAATATTGCGGCTAAAAATTTCTATGAGCATTTCGGGTTTCTCCAAACAGAGGATTATCTGGATGATACTATTGGGGGCAAAGAGCTTCGTGAAGTAAGATTTATTTATAGAAATAAATAA
- a CDS encoding TetR/AcrR family transcriptional regulator, protein MTTGNFEETHANILKSGLDAFLEEGYEKANLRRICKSAGVTTGAFYKHFTDKEDLFAKLVEPLADKINEIYNYYEKESFSTYGTEFPIPKEKILKVLELKQEGTLKSVEFFYAHKDIFELLIFKSYGTKYEHFLDKLIEIEDRNDWSILEMIHGKENADSIMTKQSVHIINHAFFNAISELVVHASDKEQLLSMAKTMSNFFNAGWEKYRSP, encoded by the coding sequence ATGACTACAGGTAATTTTGAAGAAACTCATGCCAACATACTAAAAAGTGGTCTGGATGCCTTCTTGGAGGAAGGCTATGAAAAAGCAAATTTGAGAAGAATTTGTAAATCAGCTGGCGTGACAACAGGAGCTTTCTATAAGCATTTTACAGATAAGGAAGATTTGTTTGCAAAGTTGGTAGAGCCTTTAGCAGATAAGATCAATGAAATTTATAACTACTACGAAAAAGAAAGTTTTTCCACCTACGGCACGGAGTTTCCCATTCCCAAAGAAAAAATCTTAAAAGTTCTTGAACTCAAACAAGAAGGGACGCTTAAAAGTGTTGAGTTTTTCTATGCACATAAAGATATCTTTGAGCTTCTTATTTTTAAATCCTATGGCACAAAGTATGAGCATTTCTTAGATAAACTCATCGAAATTGAGGATCGTAATGACTGGTCGATTTTAGAGATGATCCATGGGAAAGAAAACGCGGATTCCATTATGACCAAGCAAAGTGTCCATATCATCAATCATGCATTTTTCAACGCCATCTCTGAACTCGTTGTACACGCATCCGATAAAGAACAGCTTCTCAGTATGGCAAAGACGATGTCTAATTTTTTCAATGCGGGTTGGGAAAAGTACCGCAGCCCGTAG
- a CDS encoding ABC transporter ATP-binding protein: MKKQSPIKRLWELAASQHAGLKLSVSLAVLGVLGGIVPYVVAGQVLTNLFNGVTDFSAYMKACVVGLLGYAVKSVLYSLSLSVSHKATFELLQELREKMLHKLPKLSLGKVTATPSGEWKQLIVDQVESLERPVAHLIPEMTANMVGPLCILIYLIVLDWRMALLSLVSIPIGMFFMSIIMKSYGKQYAGSVQVGAQMNAAIAEYAGGIEVIKAFNQGESSYHKFSEKILANAQYYYDWMKSVQFLMSLSKSILPTTLLAVLPAGYLFYQSGSLDGGTFLTTVILSFSLSGLLMAAMNFVDSLARVGTVVGQIDALLAAEEQQHEKHPLSFNKHDIVLDHVSFSYESGEDAKEIIHDVSLSIKDGSFNAFVGPSGGGKSTLAKLIAGYWDVEKGSIAIGGINAKKVPLEQLYNSVSFVSQDNFLFNESIRNNIRMGCLSATDEDVEHIAKLSGCHDFIENLENGYDTIAGEGGTHLSGGERQRISIARAMLKNAPIVIFDEATAYIDPENEVLMQQALGQLVAGKTVIAIAHRLSTITGADQIFVIEEGKIENHGTHQELLEKSKLYQSMWLAHVGAKGGK; the protein is encoded by the coding sequence ATGAAAAAACAAAGTCCCATAAAGCGTCTGTGGGAACTGGCTGCCAGTCAGCACGCCGGACTAAAACTCTCTGTGAGTCTTGCGGTACTTGGAGTTTTAGGTGGTATCGTTCCCTACGTGGTTGCGGGACAGGTTCTGACAAACTTATTTAATGGTGTGACAGACTTCAGTGCTTATATGAAAGCCTGCGTTGTCGGGCTTTTAGGCTATGCCGTGAAATCCGTTCTATATTCACTGTCGCTTTCCGTTTCCCATAAAGCCACTTTTGAACTTTTACAGGAACTGCGCGAAAAAATGCTGCACAAGCTTCCAAAACTCTCGCTGGGGAAAGTAACAGCGACACCCAGCGGTGAATGGAAGCAGCTCATTGTAGATCAGGTGGAAAGTTTGGAGCGTCCGGTTGCTCATCTTATTCCGGAAATGACGGCAAATATGGTGGGGCCGCTCTGTATTTTGATTTATCTCATTGTACTGGACTGGCGCATGGCACTGTTATCTTTGGTATCCATTCCGATCGGAATGTTTTTTATGAGTATCATTATGAAAAGCTACGGCAAGCAATATGCCGGCTCGGTCCAGGTTGGCGCTCAGATGAATGCCGCTATTGCGGAATATGCCGGAGGCATTGAAGTTATTAAAGCTTTCAATCAAGGAGAGAGCAGCTATCACAAGTTTTCCGAGAAAATTCTCGCAAATGCCCAATACTACTACGACTGGATGAAAAGCGTTCAGTTCTTAATGTCGCTGTCTAAATCGATACTTCCTACAACGCTGCTTGCTGTTTTGCCGGCAGGATATCTTTTTTATCAAAGTGGAAGTTTGGACGGAGGCACATTTTTGACGACGGTGATCCTCTCTTTCTCCCTTTCGGGCCTTTTGATGGCTGCCATGAATTTTGTGGACAGTTTGGCTCGGGTGGGAACGGTTGTCGGTCAGATTGATGCGCTCTTAGCTGCCGAAGAGCAGCAGCATGAAAAACACCCGTTATCGTTCAACAAACACGACATTGTTCTTGATCATGTTTCTTTTTCCTATGAATCCGGTGAAGATGCCAAAGAAATTATTCATGATGTTTCTTTAAGCATAAAAGACGGGAGCTTTAATGCATTTGTAGGTCCATCCGGCGGCGGCAAATCGACCTTAGCAAAACTGATAGCCGGCTATTGGGATGTGGAAAAAGGAAGCATCGCTATCGGTGGCATCAATGCGAAAAAGGTTCCCTTAGAACAACTCTATAACAGCGTTTCCTTTGTATCTCAGGATAATTTTCTCTTTAACGAAAGCATTCGCAACAACATTCGCATGGGTTGCTTGAGTGCTACGGATGAAGACGTGGAGCACATTGCGAAGCTCTCGGGCTGTCATGACTTTATTGAGAATCTGGAAAACGGTTATGACACGATTGCAGGAGAAGGAGGCACTCATCTTTCCGGAGGTGAGCGTCAGCGGATTTCTATTGCGCGCGCCATGCTTAAAAACGCCCCGATTGTCATTTTCGACGAAGCAACAGCATACATTGATCCCGAGAATGAAGTGCTGATGCAGCAAGCACTGGGACAACTTGTTGCGGGGAAGACCGTTATCGCAATCGCTCATAGACTTTCCACCATCACGGGAGCCGATCAAATCTTCGTCATAGAAGAAGGAAAAATCGAAAATCATGGCACACATCAAGAGCTGCTTGAAAAGTCAAAGCTCTATCAAAGTATGTGGCTTGCTCATGTAGGCGCGAAAGGAGGCAAATAA
- a CDS encoding ABC transporter ATP-binding protein has protein sequence MLNALKKIGHFAGEEQGNIRKSIAVSFLFAIFYMFQIGAVYFVILGMLGKDIGINPALLALLFLLISIFGRALTNYFAQLEQTHAGYFMVARQRLAVANKMKTVPMGYFDEANTGNIVGTLTTVLGDVENTAPVVLINIMGGFLNAFVFTLITLIWDWRIGLIVIVGTLIYLWVTSAMEKKTAHLAPKRQEAQAELVEAVLEQIKGMSIIKSFNLTGKGDKKVHAAIRRNKKTNLAIEKMFTPYNMAQDFVLKLFSILIIVAAIYLYVQGTMLPENALMSVIISFMIFAQIDSAGSSMAVLRVVSSSIDQVENLKQMPVMDIHGEDIRPKKASIKVANIDFSYGSKEILHDVSFTVPEKTTTAIVGPSGSGKTTVCNLIARFWDVNAGSIKIGGHDIRDYTLTSLMDQISMVFQSVYLFQDTIENNIKFGNMNATHEEVVQAAQKAACHDFIMSLPEGYKTVIGEGGASLSGGEKQRISIARAILKDAPIIIFDEATANVDPENEDKLQQAMNSLMKDKTIIMIAHRLKTVENADQILVIDEGKVVASGTHNELAAKDGIYSRFLQARKTAESWKI, from the coding sequence ATGTTGAACGCACTGAAAAAAATAGGACATTTTGCCGGAGAGGAACAGGGTAATATTAGAAAGTCCATCGCCGTTTCCTTTCTTTTTGCCATTTTCTATATGTTTCAAATTGGTGCTGTTTACTTTGTCATCTTAGGGATGCTGGGAAAAGATATCGGCATAAACCCTGCTCTTTTGGCACTCCTTTTTCTCCTTATCAGCATCTTCGGACGTGCTCTTACCAACTACTTTGCTCAGCTCGAGCAAACGCATGCCGGCTACTTCATGGTGGCTCGGCAGAGACTTGCGGTCGCAAACAAAATGAAGACCGTGCCTATGGGCTATTTTGATGAAGCAAACACCGGCAATATTGTAGGAACGCTTACTACGGTTCTCGGTGATGTAGAAAACACAGCTCCGGTTGTGCTGATCAATATCATGGGAGGCTTTCTCAATGCTTTTGTGTTTACTTTAATAACCTTGATCTGGGATTGGCGTATCGGTCTCATCGTTATTGTCGGTACACTGATTTATTTGTGGGTTACCTCGGCGATGGAGAAAAAGACGGCACACCTTGCACCGAAACGCCAAGAAGCGCAAGCAGAACTGGTGGAAGCCGTCCTTGAACAGATTAAGGGAATGTCCATTATTAAATCCTTTAATCTGACAGGGAAAGGTGATAAAAAGGTTCATGCGGCAATTCGTCGTAACAAGAAGACCAACCTTGCTATTGAAAAAATGTTTACGCCTTACAATATGGCCCAGGATTTTGTGCTAAAGCTCTTTAGCATTTTGATTATCGTTGCAGCTATTTACCTTTACGTGCAAGGAACTATGCTTCCGGAAAATGCTCTGATGTCCGTTATCATTTCCTTTATGATTTTTGCCCAGATTGATTCCGCCGGTTCATCTATGGCTGTTTTGCGTGTGGTATCCAGTTCTATTGATCAGGTAGAAAACCTAAAACAGATGCCGGTTATGGATATTCATGGTGAAGACATCCGTCCGAAAAAAGCCTCCATAAAGGTAGCAAATATTGACTTTTCGTATGGAAGCAAAGAAATTTTGCATGATGTAAGCTTTACCGTTCCGGAAAAAACAACCACGGCCATCGTAGGCCCTTCTGGATCCGGGAAAACAACGGTTTGTAATTTAATTGCCCGTTTCTGGGATGTCAATGCAGGAAGCATCAAAATTGGAGGACATGATATTCGGGACTATACGTTGACCTCTTTGATGGATCAGATCTCTATGGTGTTCCAAAGCGTCTATTTGTTCCAAGACACCATTGAAAACAATATCAAATTTGGAAACATGAATGCCACGCATGAAGAAGTCGTTCAAGCTGCTCAAAAAGCAGCTTGCCATGATTTTATCATGAGTCTGCCGGAAGGCTATAAAACGGTAATCGGAGAAGGCGGTGCATCTCTTTCCGGCGGTGAAAAACAGCGTATCTCTATTGCAAGAGCCATCCTCAAAGATGCGCCCATCATCATATTCGATGAAGCAACAGCCAATGTCGATCCGGAAAACGAAGATAAGCTTCAGCAGGCTATGAACAGCTTAATGAAAGATAAAACCATCATTATGATTGCTCATCGCTTGAAAACAGTTGAAAACGCCGATCAAATTTTAGTGATTGATGAAGGCAAAGTAGTGGCGAGTGGCACACATAACGAACTTGCCGCCAAAGACGGTATTTATTCCAGGTTCCTTCAGGCTCGGAAAACGGCTGAGTCTTGGAAGATATAA
- a CDS encoding MptD family putative ECF transporter S component codes for MKLKNVVQIAVLGVIGFVLAMGIGMLTGLLGVVSLYVSAGFGAFFVAPVYVIMARKVQKRGASFLFWLIIGLLYIAMGYWIATPICVVAGIIAELIVGDYSNKNRIAMAFSASMFIYAMHPILFVVLLGAENIARFVSSMSLEQAQMMVASYTGNVIVICVLVNIVLELIAGRFGLFINNKFFEKNSKQSRLS; via the coding sequence ATGAAACTTAAAAATGTGGTACAAATTGCAGTGCTTGGAGTCATTGGCTTTGTTCTGGCTATGGGCATCGGTATGCTGACGGGACTTTTAGGCGTGGTTTCACTTTATGTATCCGCAGGATTTGGCGCTTTCTTTGTCGCGCCGGTCTATGTCATCATGGCACGCAAGGTGCAAAAGCGAGGTGCATCGTTTCTCTTTTGGCTGATTATCGGTCTCTTATACATTGCAATGGGCTATTGGATTGCAACACCGATTTGTGTTGTTGCCGGTATCATAGCTGAACTGATTGTAGGTGATTACAGCAATAAAAACCGTATTGCCATGGCTTTCAGCGCATCAATGTTTATTTACGCCATGCATCCGATTCTATTTGTTGTGTTGTTGGGTGCCGAAAACATTGCACGCTTTGTCAGCAGCATGAGTTTAGAGCAAGCGCAAATGATGGTGGCCAGCTATACCGGAAATGTAATAGTGATTTGCGTTTTGGTAAACATTGTTTTGGAGCTTATCGCCGGCCGTTTCGGGCTTTTCATCAATAACAAGTTTTTTGAAAAGAATAGTAAACAAAGCAGGCTTAGCTGA
- a CDS encoding energy-coupling factor transporter transmembrane protein EcfT — protein sequence MIKESALKKKKEGQLHPFTLFALTILVSFQVFFGNQTVYWAVLILTLLIALNASTGLFLRQIIVFSVSYGMMYLLAFADLGYVTGIFIGLFALIARFIPIFNIGIVLILTSPSKILACFRKLHMPNTVSVAMIAALRFMDEIGLRLHEIRNGMKIRGFHASLLHPVRTFELYFVPLVYKCLHVSETLVSSIIAKGIEYEGEKTSYYDMRFKFADGISLFAGVALLGVALWTS from the coding sequence ATGATAAAGGAATCAGCTCTAAAGAAAAAGAAGGAAGGACAGCTGCATCCGTTTACGCTCTTCGCGCTTACGATTCTGGTGTCCTTCCAGGTCTTTTTTGGCAATCAAACGGTCTATTGGGCAGTGCTTATTCTGACGTTGTTGATTGCTTTAAATGCCTCGACAGGTCTCTTCCTTAGACAGATTATTGTCTTTTCTGTTTCCTATGGCATGATGTATCTTTTGGCCTTCGCTGATTTGGGATATGTCACAGGCATTTTTATAGGACTTTTTGCACTCATTGCCCGCTTCATACCGATCTTTAATATTGGCATTGTGTTGATTCTTACCAGCCCATCAAAAATCTTAGCCTGTTTTCGCAAGCTTCATATGCCCAACACCGTTAGTGTAGCCATGATTGCAGCTTTGCGTTTTATGGATGAAATTGGCCTGCGCTTGCATGAGATTCGAAACGGTATGAAAATCCGCGGCTTTCATGCTTCCCTTTTGCATCCCGTCCGCACTTTTGAGCTGTACTTTGTTCCTTTGGTATATAAGTGTCTGCATGTCAGCGAAACGCTTGTCTCTTCAATTATTGCCAAAGGTATCGAGTATGAAGGAGAAAAAACCAGTTATTATGATATGCGCTTTAAATTCGCAGATGGCATCAGCCTGTTTGCCGGTGTGGCGCTTTTGGGAGTTGCACTATGGACATCATGA
- a CDS encoding ABC transporter ATP-binding protein, with protein sequence MDIMKVNIERFTYQGEEKSSLHAIHFAIAPGKLVVLTGNSGCGKTTLTRVMNGLIPDQYEGTLDGKVTLLDQNLHDFKTGTLAKVIGNVFQNPSDQFFTRKAEDEVALVGENLGMPQAELRKRVKKAFEYMSIAHLMDKNLNELSGGEKQRVAIASTLVYDTKIIFFDEPSASLDQEGIRDLQGILKLLKASGRTIIIAEHRLYFLEDLYDKLYVMKDGTFIKEFDAGELKSSDCKDLGLRAIDFSALVPHNTTKTGERVFSAKDVHVSVGKKELISNLSFDLHSDEIMGIVGTNGIGKSSLGRVLCGLAGKKQDISWGKTQRERLKNAYYMMQDVDYQLFFDTVENEALANGKKISDAYLAEVSWIIKHIDLWNKRSEHPQNLSGGQKQRLALANAFLSEKQILILDEPTSGLDYMHMDKIAELIFELAKGRPTLIITHDIELLLKVCRTVLLIKQDGYEKLDLQTAEYHKLISYFDQMMK encoded by the coding sequence ATGGACATCATGAAAGTCAATATTGAGCGCTTTACCTATCAAGGAGAAGAAAAGTCATCTTTGCATGCTATTCATTTTGCGATTGCACCGGGAAAACTGGTCGTACTCACCGGTAATTCCGGCTGCGGAAAAACAACGCTTACCAGAGTGATGAACGGACTCATACCGGATCAGTATGAAGGCACACTGGATGGCAAAGTCACATTATTGGATCAAAATCTGCATGATTTTAAGACGGGTACCTTGGCTAAGGTCATCGGCAACGTATTTCAAAATCCATCCGATCAATTCTTTACCCGCAAGGCAGAAGATGAGGTCGCCCTTGTCGGAGAGAACCTCGGCATGCCGCAGGCGGAACTGAGAAAACGGGTGAAAAAAGCTTTTGAGTACATGAGCATTGCTCACTTAATGGATAAAAATTTGAATGAACTTTCCGGTGGAGAAAAACAGCGGGTAGCTATTGCCTCTACCTTAGTTTATGACACAAAGATTATTTTCTTTGATGAGCCTTCAGCTTCCCTTGATCAAGAAGGTATCCGAGATTTGCAAGGCATCCTGAAATTGCTCAAAGCGTCGGGTAGAACCATCATCATCGCCGAACACCGACTATATTTTTTGGAGGATCTCTACGATAAGCTCTATGTCATGAAAGACGGAACTTTTATCAAAGAATTTGATGCGGGCGAACTGAAATCATCCGATTGTAAAGACTTGGGACTTCGAGCGATAGATTTTTCCGCACTTGTTCCGCACAACACGACAAAGACAGGTGAGCGTGTTTTTTCTGCGAAGGATGTTCATGTCTCTGTAGGCAAAAAAGAACTCATCTCGAATTTATCCTTTGACTTACATTCCGATGAAATCATGGGGATTGTCGGCACAAATGGTATCGGAAAAAGCAGTTTAGGTCGTGTTCTCTGCGGACTTGCCGGCAAGAAGCAAGATATTTCATGGGGAAAAACTCAGCGAGAACGACTGAAAAATGCCTACTACATGATGCAGGATGTAGACTACCAGCTGTTTTTTGATACCGTAGAAAACGAGGCGCTCGCGAACGGCAAAAAAATAAGCGATGCTTATTTGGCAGAGGTCTCTTGGATCATTAAGCATATTGATCTTTGGAATAAACGCAGCGAGCATCCGCAAAACTTATCCGGCGGGCAAAAGCAAAGGCTGGCTCTCGCCAATGCTTTTTTGAGTGAAAAGCAAATTCTTATTTTGGATGAGCCGACCAGCGGTTTGGATTACATGCACATGGATAAAATCGCCGAGCTTATCTTTGAACTTGCCAAAGGTCGCCCGACACTTATTATTACGCATGACATTGAACTATTACTGAAAGTCTGCCGGACGGTCCTTCTGATCAAACAAGATGGATATGAGAAACTTGATTTACAGACGGCAGAATATCATAAGCTCATTTCTTATTTTGATCAGATGATGAAATAA